A section of the Cydia amplana chromosome 15, ilCydAmpl1.1, whole genome shotgun sequence genome encodes:
- the LOC134654511 gene encoding NEDD8 ultimate buster 1-like: METNLQHEDLLIKLRAKLNEERIKLWESPFTLPDQSISESLKDLSKKFATELSLPDNEVLDALHELQLHSIDRSKANSEFKETGLATLRVKATVPGEKPQVLKIQQTLESVGKGLIETVAKALDVSESRVKLIYNGKVIQPAPSLEDQGVKNGVQIMALIMAVNPEEAKKEDRMYLEMKSTRDDAMLLSEYADDFEDEEYIKLEDQSGKTVELPAAERRALMVGLALHERGRAAAKKKDYPLALVLLLEADRQLSECSSAILASVDNVAVLQLDIAWCYLCLQSLAAAGDAAARLARAERALKRSYGEDHGRVLAVKGTDANERALMMRLHLLQGIVSFHQNKRDEARRLLEKAETELNSLRVDDGAVTALMELGWSLSCARRGLRAARGDVAAAHHYLADTSAARDLQRRKHKQDRESKALGICVDGTPVNKQLVDALVGMGYTRRLATLALRTSNNHVAEGVRLIQEQPELLEDSDLEEEADGSDSPSSEESLVEPDNKLVAELEAMGYSADEARDALKRAHNHVSGAVDLLVAGKAQPLEGMDTTDDGNPSTSAASKKEKHVKTTQKRRDDKKKREREQALNRLTSVIQHDEDDHLDTSLVDEEDFLAQYKSLL; encoded by the exons atggaAACGAATCTGCAGCACGAAGATTTGCTGATAAAATTGCGAGCAAAGCTGAACGAAGAAAGAATAAAATTATGGGAGTCACCATTTACCTTGCCCGATCAATCTATTTCGGAAAGTTTAAAG gacctCTCCAAAAAGTTTGCAACCGAACTCTCTCTCCCCGACAATGAAGTCTTGGATGCTCTGCATGAGTTGCAGCTCCATTCCATTGACCGGTCCAAGGCTAACTCTGAGTTCAAGGAGACGGGTTTGGCTACTCTCCGGGTGAAGGCTACCGTGCCTGGAGAGAAGCCACAGGTGCTGAAGATACAACAGACGCTAGAGTCGGTGGGCAAGGGGCTGATAGAGACTGTGGCTAAAGCATTGGATGTTAGTGAGAGTCG ggtgaaattaatatataatggCAAAGTTATACAACCAGCTCCAAGTCTGGAGGATCAGGGAGTCAAAAACGGGGTTCAAATCATGGCTCTAATAATGGCTG TAAACCCTGAGGAAGCAAAAAAGGAAGATCGGATGTATTTGGAAATGAAGTCTACACGCGACGACGCCATGCTGCTCTCAGAATACGCTGATGATTTTGAGGATGAAGAGTATATTAAG CTGGAAGACCAGTCGGGTAAAACAGTGGAGCTGCCCGCTGCGGAGCGGCGAGCTCTGATGGTTGGGCTAGCGTTACATGAGCGCGGGCGGGCGGCCGCCAAGAAGAAGGACTACCCGCTCGCTCTGGTGTTGCTCCTAGAAGCTGACCGACAGCTGAG TGAATGCAGCTCGGCAATCCTGGCTTCAGTGGACAACGTGGCCGTTCTTCAGCTGGACATAGCGTGGTGCTACCTGTGTCTGCAGAGTCTAGCCGCGGCGGGAGATGCTGCGGCGAGGCTGGCGCGAGCAGAGCGGGCGCTCAAGCGGAGCTATGGCGAGGACCATGGACGCGTGCTGGCGGTGAAGGGGACTGATG CCAACGAGCGGGCGCTGATGATGCGGCTGCACCTCCTGCAGGGCATCGTCAGCTTCCATCAGAACAAGCGGGACGAGGCACGCCGGTTGCTTGAGAAAGCTGAGACCGAGCTTAACTCGCTAAGG GTCGACGACGGCGCCGTAACAGCGCTAATGGAGTTGGGCTGGTCGCTGTCGTGCGCGCGGCGCGGGCtgcgcgcggcgcgcggcgaCGTGGCGGCGGCGCACCACTACCTCGCCGACACCTCGGCCGCCAGGGACCTGCAGCGCCGCAAGCACAAGCAGGACAG GGAGAGCAAAGCCCTAGGCATATGCGTGGACGGTACCCCAGTCAACAAGCAACTGGTGGACGCTCTAGTCGGAATGGGGTACACGCGGCGGCTAGCTACCCTGGCCTTGAGGACCTCAAACAACCACGTGGCAGAGGGCGTGCGGCTGATACAGGAACAACCAGAACTG TTGGAGGACAGTGACCTTGAAGAGGAAGCAGACGGGTCTGACTCGCCGAGCTCGGAGGAGTCCCTAGTCGAACCGGACAACAAACTAGTTGCTGAG CTGGAGGCGATGGGGTACTCGGCCGACGAGGCTAGGGACGCTCTCAAGCGCGCGCACAACCACGTCAGCGGCGCCGTTGACCTGCTCGTGGCTGGCAAGGCACAGCCACTAGAAG GTATGGACACCACCGATGACGGGAACCCCTCCACTAGTGCCGCTTCCAAAAAGGAGAAACATGTTAAGACGACACAAAAACGAAGGGACGATAAAAA AAAGCGAGAGCGCGAACAGGCTCTAAACCGACTGACATCTGTCATCCAACACGACGAAGATGATCATCTGGACACTTCGCTGGTTGACGAGGAGGACTTCCTCGCGCAGTACAAGTCTCTACTCTAA